The following coding sequences are from one Virgibacillus necropolis window:
- a CDS encoding polyamine aminopropyltransferase: MNDLEVRKSKTIYWASGIVSICGIIFEVLFGALGSYILGDGVKQYTLTISLFLTGMGIGASLSEKVMKNLILTFVWIEFGVAIIGGFSSFTMFGITAFAPDGSDAFFLYFITLLVGALTGIELPILIRKANEIGVSLNKSTARVLFSDYAGGLVGGLLFVFLLRPQFGMVKSAFIVGCINLAVALTILWLFRKEIKNFAAHATFGIIIGILLIIGVLFGEAMAFTFEQKLYQDPIIYMEQSAYQKIILTQDQGDTRLYLDGSLQFSSTDEYRYHEVLVHPTMAQAESHENVLILGGGDGIAAKEVLQYDDVESITLVDLDPAVVELANSNRRLLELNEGSLQNDKVQVLHKDAFQYLESTKEWYDVILVDLPDPNNESLNKLYTKEFYSLIRNHLNPGGATMIQSTSPVFATKVYWTISETVASTGLYTENLHVDVPSFGNWGFVMASREEINIDNLSIDVETEFLSDDMLPGLTQFGKDEDKQIVNESGEKFAFEPNTLIDPNLIRLYENAWKNY; this comes from the coding sequence ATGAACGATTTAGAAGTAAGAAAGAGTAAAACAATATACTGGGCATCTGGTATTGTATCAATTTGCGGTATTATTTTTGAAGTATTGTTTGGAGCATTAGGTTCATACATATTAGGGGATGGTGTGAAGCAATATACACTCACCATTTCCTTATTTTTAACTGGAATGGGCATCGGAGCTAGTCTGAGTGAAAAGGTAATGAAAAATCTCATTTTGACCTTTGTCTGGATTGAATTTGGAGTGGCTATTATTGGTGGATTTTCAAGCTTTACGATGTTTGGTATTACCGCATTTGCACCGGATGGATCAGATGCATTTTTTCTGTATTTTATAACATTATTGGTTGGAGCATTAACCGGGATTGAACTACCGATTCTCATTCGTAAAGCTAATGAGATTGGTGTCTCGTTAAATAAAAGCACAGCTCGTGTTCTATTCTCAGACTATGCAGGAGGGTTAGTTGGCGGTCTTTTATTTGTATTTTTATTACGGCCACAATTTGGGATGGTGAAGTCTGCTTTTATCGTTGGTTGCATAAATTTGGCTGTTGCTTTAACAATACTATGGTTATTTCGAAAAGAGATAAAAAACTTTGCAGCACATGCAACCTTTGGAATCATAATTGGGATATTGTTAATTATTGGAGTATTATTTGGCGAAGCGATGGCATTTACTTTCGAACAAAAACTTTACCAAGATCCAATTATATATATGGAACAAAGTGCATATCAAAAGATAATTTTGACCCAGGACCAGGGTGATACAAGGCTCTATTTAGATGGGTCCTTGCAATTTAGTTCGACTGATGAGTATCGATACCATGAAGTTCTTGTTCATCCTACGATGGCACAGGCCGAGTCGCATGAAAATGTATTAATTCTGGGTGGTGGTGACGGCATTGCTGCAAAAGAAGTTTTGCAATACGATGATGTTGAATCGATAACCTTAGTTGATTTAGATCCAGCTGTTGTTGAGCTAGCTAACTCTAATCGACGGCTTTTAGAATTAAATGAGGGATCTTTACAAAATGACAAAGTACAAGTCCTTCACAAGGATGCTTTCCAGTATCTAGAGAGCACAAAAGAATGGTATGATGTCATCCTTGTCGATTTACCGGATCCTAACAATGAAAGCTTAAATAAACTTTATACCAAGGAGTTTTATTCGTTAATTCGTAATCATTTAAATCCCGGCGGTGCAACAATGATTCAATCAACAAGCCCTGTGTTTGCAACCAAAGTTTATTGGACAATCTCTGAAACAGTAGCATCTACAGGACTATATACTGAAAATTTACATGTTGACGTTCCAAGTTTTGGAAACTGGGGATTTGTAATGGCAAGTCGAGAGGAAATTAACATCGATAATTTATCTATTGACGTAGAAACTGAATTTTTATCAGACGATATGTTACCAGGTTTAACACAGTTTGGAAAAGATGAAGATAAACAGATTGTGAATGAGTCAGGAGAGAAATTCGCTTTCGAACCAAACACGTTAATAGACCCAAATTTAATTCGTTTGTACGAAAATGCATGGAAAAATTATTAA
- a CDS encoding prepilin peptidase codes for MEIALTILFFILGLIFGSFFNVVGLRLPKNKPFTNDRSFCPSCNHSLGWHELIPVLSFIMQLGKCRHCKSTISPIYPIGELVTGILFALSYTKIGLELELITALLLVSMLMIIFVADIKYMLIPDKVLLFFLPLFIVFRFLQPLDSWLTSIAGAITGIGITAVIILVSKGGMGAGDMKLFGVLGIVLGLKGILLTFFLSIIIGAIIGSILLLSKLINRKQPIPFGPYIVIASIITYFYGTSIMDWYFQLYI; via the coding sequence ATGGAAATCGCATTAACAATTTTATTTTTTATTCTAGGACTAATCTTCGGTTCATTCTTCAATGTTGTCGGCTTACGTCTTCCGAAAAATAAACCATTCACCAATGATCGTTCGTTTTGTCCTTCTTGTAACCACTCATTAGGTTGGCATGAATTAATTCCCGTTTTATCTTTTATCATGCAATTAGGTAAGTGTCGACATTGTAAATCTACTATATCACCTATTTATCCTATCGGCGAGCTCGTTACAGGCATACTATTCGCACTAAGCTACACGAAAATTGGGCTTGAACTTGAATTAATCACAGCTTTATTACTGGTTTCTATGTTAATGATTATCTTTGTAGCCGATATAAAATATATGCTGATACCGGATAAAGTTCTTCTTTTCTTTTTACCATTATTTATTGTGTTCCGTTTTTTGCAACCATTAGATTCGTGGTTGACATCAATTGCTGGAGCAATTACTGGAATCGGAATTACGGCTGTTATTATTCTTGTTAGCAAAGGTGGAATGGGCGCAGGGGATATGAAGTTGTTTGGAGTACTTGGTATCGTTTTAGGATTGAAGGGTATATTACTTACTTTCTTTTTATCTATAATTATTGGAGCAATTATAGGAAGTATATTATTGCTATCCAAATTAATAAACCGAAAGCAACCAATACCATTCGGACCTTATATTGTAATTGCTTCTATTATTACATATTTTTACGGTACCTCTATCATGGATTGGTACTTTCAATTATACATATGA
- a CDS encoding metal-dependent hydrolase, with amino-acid sequence MKLSYHGHSVVKLETDTHTILIDPFISGNDACDLDANKVKADVILLTHGHNDHVGDTIQIAKNNDSLVVAPNELAGYLGSKGLNTHPMHIGGAHEFDFGKVKFTQAFHGSAFTEDDGSMVYTGMPAGILLTVNMKTIYHVGDTGLFSDLKLIGEMNDIDVAFVPIGDNFTMGPEDALIASDWIQSKVVVPVHYNTFPVIEQNPDDFARKVKTGEGKAMKIGEVMDL; translated from the coding sequence TTGAAACTATCTTATCATGGACACTCAGTTGTCAAGCTAGAGACGGATACACATACGATTTTAATTGATCCATTTATTTCAGGAAATGACGCTTGTGACCTAGATGCTAATAAGGTAAAAGCAGATGTGATTTTGCTTACACATGGACATAACGACCATGTTGGGGATACTATCCAAATAGCAAAGAACAACGATTCCTTGGTTGTAGCTCCTAATGAACTAGCAGGTTATTTGGGATCAAAAGGATTAAACACGCATCCGATGCATATTGGTGGAGCCCATGAATTTGATTTTGGGAAGGTCAAATTCACACAAGCATTTCACGGATCGGCATTTACTGAAGATGACGGTTCAATGGTTTACACTGGAATGCCTGCTGGAATTTTACTAACTGTTAATATGAAAACAATCTATCATGTAGGTGACACTGGATTATTTTCAGACCTGAAATTAATTGGTGAGATGAATGACATTGATGTAGCATTTGTACCAATTGGTGATAACTTTACGATGGGTCCTGAGGATGCACTGATTGCTTCGGACTGGATACAGTCTAAAGTGGTGGTACCAGTTCATTACAATACATTCCCAGTGATTGAACAAAATCCAGATGACTTTGCACGGAAGGTTAAGACTGGTGAAGGTAAGGCAATGAAGATTGGGGAAGTAATGGATTTATAA